Below is a genomic region from Miniphocaeibacter halophilus.
CTGTCCAGTCTTGCTTTTTCAACATTTAAAATTTTACCCCTAAGTGGAAGTATAGCTTGAAAATTACTATCTCTACCACCTTTAGCTGAACCACCTGCTGAGTCCCCTTCGACTATGAATATTTCGTTAATTCCTATATCCGTTTCTATACAGTCAGCTAATTTACCAGGTAGTGGAGTATTGTCCAGTATGGACCTTTTTCTTGTTAAATCCCTGGCTTTTCTTGCTGCCTCTCTTGCCCTTGCTGAGCTTTGGGCCTTGTCTATAATAATTTTAGCGACTTTTGGATTTTCTTCTAAAAATGTAGATAATCCTTCACCTAAAGCTGACTCAACAACTCCTCTACTTTCACTATTACCTAATTTAGCCTTTGTCTGTCCCTCAAATTGAGGTTCTGATAATTTTATAGATATAATAGCCGTTAATCCTTCTCTGGCATCTTCGCCTTGTAAATTATCATCTTTTTCTTTAATTAAATTATATTTTCTACCATAATCATTAATAGTTCTTGTTAAAGCAGTTCTAAAGCCTACTAAATGTGTACCACCTTCTGAAGTATGGATATTATTGGCAAAAGAAAGTACATTTTCTGAATAACTATCAGTGTACTGTAAAGCAATTTCTACATAACTGCCTTCTCTTTCCCCCTCTATATAAATTACATCTGAATGTAATGGATTCTTATTTCTATTTAAATATTCAACAAAGGACTTAATACCACCTTCATAATGGAATTCTACCTTTGTATTGTCTCTTTTATCTTCTAAAGTGATTTTTATACCCTTATTTAAAAAGGCCATTTCTCTAAATCTTGTAATTAGAATTTCTTTTTCAAAATCCAAAGTTTCAAATATTTCAAAATCCGGTTTAAATTTAATTTCTGTTCCGGTATCTGAAACCTTTTTTCCCTTTTGTAATTCAGTTACTACATTTCCTCTGGAAAATTCTTGAGTAAATTCATAACCATCTCTATGAACTGTTGCTATTAACCATTCTGAAAGAGCATTTACAACTGAAACCCCTACACCGTGTAAACCTCCTGACACCTTGTAAGCATCATTGTTGAATTTACCTCCAGCATGAAGAATTGTTAATACAGTTTCCAATGTAGATCTTCCAGTTTGTGGATGTTTTTCTACAGGTATTCCCGAACCGTTATCCCTAACAGAAATTGAGCCGTCTTCATAAATTATTACCTCTATTGTATTCGCTACTCCTGCCAAGGCCTCATCTATACTGTTATCTACAACTTCATATACTAAATGGTGTAACCCTTTGCTACTAGTAGATCCAATATACATACCTGGTC
It encodes:
- the gyrB gene encoding DNA topoisomerase (ATP-hydrolyzing) subunit B, giving the protein MSQKRHYSASDIKVLEGLEPVRLRPGMYIGSTSSKGLHHLVYEVVDNSIDEALAGVANTIEVIIYEDGSISVRDNGSGIPVEKHPQTGRSTLETVLTILHAGGKFNNDAYKVSGGLHGVGVSVVNALSEWLIATVHRDGYEFTQEFSRGNVVTELQKGKKVSDTGTEIKFKPDFEIFETLDFEKEILITRFREMAFLNKGIKITLEDKRDNTKVEFHYEGGIKSFVEYLNRNKNPLHSDVIYIEGEREGSYVEIALQYTDSYSENVLSFANNIHTSEGGTHLVGFRTALTRTINDYGRKYNLIKEKDDNLQGEDAREGLTAIISIKLSEPQFEGQTKAKLGNSESRGVVESALGEGLSTFLEENPKVAKIIIDKAQSSARAREAARKARDLTRKRSILDNTPLPGKLADCIETDIGINEIFIVEGDSAGGSAKGGRDSNFQAILPLRGKILNVEKARLDRALSSDEIKNMITAFGTGIGSEFNIDNLRYGKIIIMTDADVDGAHIRTLLLTFFFRYMRELIEKGHIYIAQPPLYGILKGTKVVRYCYDEKELEKSLDELGRGSNLKVQRYKGLGEMNAEQLWATTMDPDNRILLKVTLDQDEMVEIDETFNILMGDKVEPRREFIEENAVYAKNIDA